Proteins from one Ananas comosus cultivar F153 linkage group 5, ASM154086v1, whole genome shotgun sequence genomic window:
- the LOC109710064 gene encoding probable phospholipid-transporting ATPase 4 — translation MGRGGARRRRERLRWSKLYSFACIRPSVLLDADAAAAAADSLGGPGFSRIVHCNQPRLHRKKPLKYPTNYISTTKYNILTFLPKALFEQFRRVANLYFLLAAILSLTPVTPFSAVSMIAPLAFVVGLSMAKEALEDWRRFMQDMKVNSRKVGVHKGDGQFGYKHWQKIRVGDVVKVEKDQFFPADLLLLSSSYEDGICYVETMNLDGETNLKVKRSLEITLQLDEDEAFRDFTATIRCEDPNPSLYTFVGNFEYERQVYALDPNQILLRDSKLRNTSYVYGVVIFTGHDSKVMQNATKSPSKRSRIERKMDKIIYILFTLLVLISLISSIGFALKTKYGMPHWWYLQPQNTTNLFDPSKSLISGIFHLVTALILYGYLIPISLYVSIEVVKVLQAMFINHDLLMYDEDTGNPAQARTSNLNEELGQVHTILSDKTGTLTCNQMDFLKCSIAGVSYGRGSSEVEIAAAKQIASEASGTADQNSNDPDLWENNRGDSGSLEIEIEGGITYSVEKAAKSKIKGFSFEDDRLMHGNWTKEPNAATIILFFRILALCQTAIPEFNEETGSFNYEAESPDEGAFLVAAREFGFEFCKRTQSSVFIRERYSSSEHPIEREFKILNLLEFSSKRKRMSVIVRDESGQILLLCKGADSIIFDRLSKNGRTYEAETSKHLNEYGEAGLRTLALAYRVLEESEYSAWNGEFFKAKTSIGSDRESHLERVSDLIERELILIGATAVEDKLQRGVPQCIDKLAQAGLKIWVLTGDKMETAINIGYACSLLRQGMKQICLSATNNDLLAQDAKKAGKESLLMQITNALQMVKLEKDPHAAFALIIDGKALTYALEEDMKDQFLSLAVNCASVICCRVSPKQKALVTRLVKEGTGKTTLAIGDGANDVGMIQEADIGVGISGVEGMQAVMASDFSISQFRFLERLLVVHGHWCYKRIAQMICYFFYKNIAFGLTIFYFEAYTGFSGQSVYDDWYMLLFNVVLTSLPVISLGVFEQDVSSEVCLQFPALYQQGPKNVFFDWYRIFGWMGNGLYSSLVIFFLTIGIIYDQSFRAGGQTADMAAVGTTMFTCIIWAVNVQIALTMSHFTWIQHVFVWGSIITWYLFLIAYGMSSPLISGNNYQILLEALGPAPIYWFVTLVVAAACNIPYLAHISFQRQWNPLDHHVIQEIKYYKKDVEDQNMWKRERSKARQETKIGFTARVDAKIRQLKGKLHRKAPSSTVQTST, via the exons ATGGgccgcggcggcgcgcggcggcggagggagcgGCTGCGGTGGAGCAAGCTCTACTCCTTCGCCTGCATCCGCCCCAGCGTCCTCCTCGatgccgacgccgccgccgccgccgccgactccCTCGGCGGCCCCGGCTTCTCCCGCATCGTCCACTGCAACCAGCCCCGGCTCCACCGCAAGAAGCCCCTCAAGTACCCCACCAATTACATCTCCACCACCAAGTACAACATCCTCACCTTCCTCCCCAAAGCCCTGTTTGAACAATTCCGCCGCGTCGCCAACCTCTACTTCCTCCTGGCCGCGATCCTATCGCTAACCCCCGTGACCCCGTTCTCCGCGGTCAGCATGATCGCGCCGCTGGCCTTCGTCGTAGGGCTTAGTATGGCCAAAGAGGCGTTGGAGGATTGGCGGCGGTTCATGCAGGATATGAAGGTTAACAGCCGCAAGGTTGGTGTTCATAAGGGGGACGGGCAGTTCGGGTACAAACATTGGCAGAAGATCAGGGTCGGGGATGTAGTTAAGGTGGAGAAAGATCAGTTCTTTCCCGCCGATTTGCTCCTCTTGTCGTCGAGCTATGAAGATGGGATATGCTATGTCGAGACCATGAATTTGGATGGGGAAACCAATTTGAAGGTCAAGAGGTCTCTGGAGATCACCCTTCAATTGGATGAAGATGAGGCTTTTAGGGATTTTACGGCCACCATTCGGTGCGAGGACCCGAATCCGAGCCTTTACACTTTTGTGGGAAATTTTGAGTATGAGCGCCAAGTGTATGCTCTCGACCCGAACCAGATTCTTCTCAGAGATTCAAAGCTGAGGAACACTTCGTATGTCTATGGAGTGGTTATTTTCACCGGTCATGATAGCAAAGTTATGCAGAATGCGACAAAGTCGCCATCTAAGAGGAGCAGAATAGAAAGGAAAATGGATAAGATCATATACATTCTGTTCACTCTTCTCGTGTTAATTTCGCTGATTAGTTCTATTGGTTTCGCTCTCAAGACTAAGTATGGGATGCCACATTGGTGGTATTTGCAGCCGCAGAATACCACAAATTTGTTTGATCCGTCTAAGTCTCTGATTTCTGGCATCTTTCATCTTGTCACGGCGCTTATTCTTTATGGATATCTTATACCTATCTCACTTTATGTTTCAATTGAAGTCGTTAAGGTTCTGCAGGCTATGTTTATCAACCATGATCTGCTCATGTATGATGAGGACACGGGAAATCCAGCTCAAGCCCGGACCTCGAATTTAAACGAGGAGCTGGGCCAAGTCCATACGATTTTGTCCGATAAAACAGGCACTTTAACATGCAATCAGATGGATTTCTTGAAGTGTTCTATAGCAGGAGTTTCATATGGTAGGGGCTCGAGTGAAGTTGAAATTGCTGCAGCGAAGCAGATAGCATCGGAAGCTTCTGGAACTGCTGATCAGAATAGCAATGATCCTGATCTATGGGAGAATAACAGGGGTGATTCTGGGTCGTTAGAGATTGAAATAGAAGGTGGCATTACATACTCTGTTGAGAAGGCTGCTAAATCAAAGATTAAAGGTTTCAGTTTTGAAGATGACCGTCTAATGCACGGAAATTGGACTAAAGAACCAAATGCAGCTACCATCATATTGTTCTTTAGAATACTCGCGCTTTGTCAGACTGCGATTCCCGAGTTTAATGAGGAAACCGGAAGTTTTAACTATGAAGCTGAATCACCAGATGAAGGGGCTTTTCTGGTCGCAGCAAGggaatttggatttgaattttgtaAGAGGACTCAATCAAGTGTCTTCATAAGGGAGAGATATTCATCCTCCGAGCACCCAATAGAAAG GGAGTTCAAGATTCTCAATCTTTTGGAATTTAGCagcaaaagaaagagaatgTCGGTGATAGTGCGGGATGAATCTGGGCAAATTCTTCTTCTGTGCAAAGGAGCGGATAG taTTATATTTGATAGACTATCAAAAAATGGAAGGACATATGAGGCTGAAACAAGTAAGCATCTTAATGAATATGGGGAAGCAGGTTTGCGGACATTGGCATTGGCATACAGAGTGCTTGAGGAATCCGAGTACTCAGCATGGAATGGTGAATTTTTTAAAGCAAAGACTTCTATAGGGTCTGATAGAGAATCCCACCTTGAGCGAGTCTCAGATTTAATCGAGAGAGAATTGATTCTTATTGGTGCAACTGCTGTAGAGGACAAATTACAAAGAGGG GTTCCTCAATGCATAGATAAATTAGCACAAGCTGGTCTCAAAATCTGGGTTTTGACAGGTGACAAGATGGAAACTGCAATCAATATCGG ATATGCATGCAGCTTACTTAGGCAAGGCATGAAGCAAATCTGTTTGTCCGCAACGAACAACGACTTGCTTGCACAAGATGCCAAAAAG GCTGGAAAGGAGAGCCTTTTGATGCAAATCACCAATGCGTTGCAAATGGTGAAGCTAGAGAAGGATCCTCATGCAGCATTTGCTTTAATTATTGATGGCAAAGCTTTGACGTATGCCTTAGAGGAGGATATGAAGGATCAATTCTTGAGTCTAGCAGTCAATTGCGCCTCAGTCATATGCTGCCGGGTCTCCCCAAAGCAAAAAGCACTG GTTACTCGTCTAGTCAAAGAAGGTACCGGCAAAACCACCTTGGCGATAGGTGATGGTGCGAATGATGTGGGCATGATTCAAGAAGCTGATATTGGAGTGGGTATTAGTGGCGTGGAGGGAATGCAG GCTGTGATGGCTAGTGACTTTTCAATTTCACAATTCCGGTTTCTTGAGCGGCTCCTAGTTGTCCATGGGCATTGGTGCTACAAGAGAATTGCTCAGATg ATATGCTATTTTTTCTACAAGAATATAGCCTTTGGCCTCACCATTTTCTACTTTGAGGCATACACTGGCTTCTCCGGGCAGTCAGTTTATGATGACTGGTACATGCTACTTTTCAATGTGGTTCTTACATCCTTACCTGTCATCTCACTTGGAGTGTTTGAGCAAGATGTTTCTTCTGAAGTCTGTTTACAG TTCCCAGCTTTATATCAGCAAGGACCGAAGAATGTCTTCTTTGACTGGTACCGAATATTCGGGTGGATGGGCAATGGCCTCTACTCCTCCCtcgtcatcttcttcctcaccattGGCATCATCTACGACCAGTCGTTTCGTGCGGGCGGTCAGACCGCTGACATGGCGGCTGTGGGGACCACCATGTTCACATGCATAATCTGGGCAGTCAACGTCCAGATCGCCCTTACAATGAGCCATTTCACGTGGATCCAACACGTCTTTGTTTGGGGCAGCATTATCACATGGTACTTATTCTTAATTGCCTACGGAATGTCCTCACCGCTGATCTCCGGAAACAACTACCAGATCCTTCTAGAGGCGCTTGGGCCGGCTCCCATATATTGGTTCGTGACACTTGTTGTTGCTGCGGCGTGTAATATCCCATATTTGGCTCATATTTCGTTCCAAAGACAATGGAATCCGCTCGACCACCATGTTATTCAggagattaaatattataagaaGGATGTGGAGGATCAAAACATGTGGAAGAGGGAGCGGTCGAAGGCGCGGCAGGAGACAAAGATCGGTTTTACAGCAAGGGTTGACGCCAAGATCAGGCAGTtgaagggtaaattgcacagGAAAGCACCGTCATCAACCGTTCAAACCAGCACATAA